GAAGAATCTCccaaattcaatccaacaCAACACTTCTTTTTCCCTTGTCCAAAACCACCACAACAACTACCCGTATTTCCCACCAATTTTCCCcagaaaattcccaaatttACCTGGAAAATCAAGCCGaataccaaaccaaaaatGTCGACGATCAAAGACACAAGTCTCACAATTGACGAATTGGGTTGTTCCGTTTCCTTCGCCGATTTCCCCGAGGACGTCCAGCTCTGCGTTCTCTCCTTCCTCACGCCTCCCGAGATCGCCAGCTTCGCCTGCACATCGAAACGGTTCGTTTCGCTATGCAAAAACGATGGCAAGCTTTGGTTCTCTATGTGCGACCGCAGGTGGGGCTCCAAGACCCAGATCAAGAAATGGGGAAATGGGAAAATCACCTACAGAATTCTCTACCAGACCCTCAGCGATTGGGAAAATCTGATTGGATTCTGGCGCCAAGGCGGCATCGTGACATCTCCACCGTTGATTTTCTTCGAGTGGGGCCCATCGTTCATGACCGGCTTCCGGGTCTCTCCAGCCAAGGACGGTACATACGGTGTCGTAAAGGCACCCTTTTTGTGGATGAGTCTCTCGCCGGAGGGCCAAGTTGTGAACTTTCTCGACCCGGAAGGCCGGACCGAGATTTCGGAAGATTTCGCTAATTCCAAGCGGTTCAAGTTTGCGGAGAGCGATTTAGTTCCGGTCAATTTGAGCTTAATGGGGAAGAcccattttgttgtggagGAAGATATGAGCTTTGGGGCTCGGAGAAGTTCCAGCTCAGTTAGTGGACGCGGAGAGGATGGTGGGGTCGGTGAGGATTTGATTGGAGCCGAGACTAGTGGGTCCCCAGGGACATCACCGGACCAGTTGGTGGTAGAGATTTATCAGTACTTTGCAAACCGGACCAGCCCAGGTGGAGATAGAGCTTCGAGGAGgcagaggaggagagagaaggaaaagcaGGCCAGGAAGAAGTTGGAGCCTCAGCATTTCGTCAAGATTGTTGATTGCTCGCCTACACCAACTCGGCCTTTACAGGGCCTATGGAAGGTGCCTTTTTTTGCTTTATGCTTGTATGTTTCAGCTGAAAGTTGGAAAATCAGTTGTTTTATGCTTTAAGATTGTTGTTGCAGTTTCTATGCCTAATTACAGAGATACAGATATTGACATCTTCTCCTGATTTTGCTTATTGTGAAGTGCTTGTCGGACAAACTATGCCATTCAGTGTTTGGTGGACTACATTTTATTTAGTTTGTATTTTGGAATTTAGAACTGGCTCCTGAATTTGCTTCAATCTTATAAGACTATTCTCTCCAAGAATTTCCATTGGTTGTATTTCTGAGTGTTTTGCTTCGGTAAGGTTAGTACTGGATGTTTTATCAGGTTGGTCTTCGTGTTCTTAGAttatacaaacaaatccacatCAATTTGTTATGTAGGAGAATTAGGAACAGAGATCTGTCTACATGAATCCCTTATTTTAGAAGTACTTGAATATTGTGGTCGGTGCTTATGCTTCATTGATTTGTACCAAGTAGAACTCCCAAACTACTTGGTATAAGTTAGTACAGAAAACATGGGACTGCTTAGAAGTCAGATTGCTGTCTTAGGATAGTTGGATCAATCTACCTTGGGTATCTAAACTTTGTGTAAAGGGCAGCTCTAGTGTTAACTGATTGGTTTTGCTCCTTTCACTCTTGCTTACTGTAATGTGTCATTACAAGATGGTGGATTCACAAGAGATTTCAATTGTGGCTTAATTGAccccctcttcttcttccaactgcAGGGAATTTATGATGACATGACCTTGGGTTTTTACCTTGTTGCATATGATGACATTGGGGGCATTTCCTGCCAAAAGGTTTGCGACTCGTCTGGAAATTTTTGCAGCTTCGCACGTGTTATCAGGAAACACCCGGTCTTTTGGACAATGAACCCTACTTTTATTGAGTCTCCATTTTCCCCAGAGGAAGAAAATTTGTATACTAGTCGGATACATCTTCAACCAACTGCAGCAGCAGATCACATTCACCAGCATCTCCCTCTCACAGGAAACAAAGGAGTCTCTCGCATTCTTTGCATAAACTTCAGTCATGATCTGGCTATTCCAAACTTGGCAGGAACTACTACAAATCCACTGCATGCTCAGGGGCGGATTTGGCAGTATTGGGATGGATCGTTTGGGTTTGGATTTCTTCAAGATAGTTTTATCAGAGACCTGAAGCGTGTTGCCAAGAATGGTTGTCTTCTTGACACCGCAGAGCATTTGTTGTGACTGATGTACTACTTtggggaatttttttattttttatttttgtacagACACCCTTTGCTTGATGCCACTTAATGCTGTGGCACTGTGTACTATAACTTCAATTGCAAAGCCAATGGTTgaatttctgaaaattttcttctGTGGAATCATCTAATAAAATGTTCAATTACCTGTTGGCTCTTAACTAAATCTCTATAccattttattacttttaatttaagaCCACTCAGCTTGAATAAGAACTGTTCTTTTGGTGTTAGAGAGCTTGCATAGTAAGATACAGAGAACAATGGGACTTCTCAACATTTATTCAAAGCCAACAAGAACACAAtaagaggagaaaaaaaagcCTCATTTGGGTCTTTAGGAAAGGGGCTAGTTGAAAATAGGTTTCGGCATCTCATTGTAGCATTCACAACCTCACAgcaaaactaaaaaacagCAAATGAATGAACCCACACACTTCAATTATACATAGGACTCCATCTGTATCAGGGACAGCAACACCACATAAAGAAGGGATGCtaaggggaaaaaaagttaTCCATTCTTTGTATCATATCTCGGCAGCAACTTCTCTGGCACTGGCATTCTCATCGACGGTGTTCTTCTCATAGTCACCCTCAAGCTGGCTTAAGTTTCCTTTCTCCTTGATGAGTTGGGTGTGGTGGTGTTTACAGTAGAGTCGGCCCTCGTGCGCAATGTAGTTTGATGGGCTGATCGTACATCCTCCATGTGAGCATTTGAAACACATCTTGTGGTAAGGAGTTCCATTCACAGTAACCTATTgatcaatgtcaaaatattaAGTGTTAGGTTTCTTTGCTGATAACAGCATGTGGAGAAATGATAATTTCAAAAGTTGGTCTTACCTTTTCTGTTGGATAAACAGTATTCTTGCAGCCAAAGCATTTATCTCTGGTTCCACCAAACATACTTGAAGCTTTGGCTACTGCAGGTTTCTGTTAAAACAGTTTGTCATCAAGATGATGAGCAGATATTAAGGACTTGTATAATCCATATTAAAGCAATTAAATTTCTGGGAAATATATACCTCATTATCAACAGGTCTCTCTGGTTTTACAATTTTTGGTGTccctgaaaaggaaaatgaaacaGAATTTGATCACCTTGAGCccactgagagagagagagagatatatttaataaatttggtgaatttttagttttacCTTCAAAACTTTTGTCAAGACTGCCAGTTCTTTTAAAGAGCTGATCAAAATGTGGCCTGCAGTACAGCACTCCCTCAAATGAATTGTAGTTGCTGAGCTGCAAAATGATATTTTGGTCAATGGAGTTGTATATGAAAACCAAAAATGTGGAAGCTAGAATtaactttcaattttaaaacatACTTCAAGAACATGTGTGTTGTTGTGAGAGATGAATCATCATATGGGCAACAGCCAACAGATGAAGATTAAATCATATATCTATAAAGAATAATTCTTGGATAGAACAATGCCAGAGTAACTAGTAGATGATAGGGTTGCCAATCTGGAAACTGATATAGTTCTGTTCTTGGGTTTGaactatacatatatatatatcaagttTTGGGTGTCTGAACTATGATTCTGTAATATCAAGATGCAGGTGAGATTTGATAAGCATAAGACTTCCAGTGTAACTGGACAAGAAAGAACATCTACCAGGTCGTTGTCAATAGCTAaaaggttttttcttttaggcCAAACGAGAAAGGGTATCTACTctaaacaagaaagaaagtagCTTGATCATACAGATGGGAATTCTGAAGAAATATAGTCTTATAGCATTATGGaccagaaaaatgaaaaaaaacttcaaCCAATATGAGATCCATTTTGCTTCTTCAATTCAACAATCTGTCCCCAAAATTTTGCCAAAGAGAGATTTTAAGTCTTAAGTTAGTGAAACAAGGTAAGATATATGTACTACCTTGAGGGTTCCCTTGCAGTGGTGGCATCGAAAGCAGGCTTTGTGGTAGATACGGTTATCCGCTGTTAGCTTATCAACCAGATACACAGTCTTGTCACAAGCCATGCACTTCTGGGTTGTTCCTGCAAATGCCATGACTTCTTCCTGTTCACACtattctctccttctctctgtctctctgtctctctctctctctctctctaccccTAAGAAAAACTGAAGGAGataagaaaaatgaataaGAGAGATCAAAATATGTTGGTTGCAGGGGATTGCAGAGACCAAAAGCACAACTGTGGATGAATATGATCAAAGTTAGCTGCAATTAGCAATCATATTGTCCCATTTCCAAGCACCCACCTACCACTCTCTGTCCGTtagatattttttctttattagcTTCCCCTGTCCtccaaatgaaaacaaaggcATACATTACAGTACATATAAACCATGcatttgctttttctttctttcttttttctttttttcctaattGATTTCAGCATTATGAGATGGTAGCTGGAAATTCAAAAGGGATATAAACCAAATTTGCTGACTTCATTGCAAAATTAATAGCTGGCCTGGCCAACATGGATGGCCCAATCTATTAGTTGATCAGTTGGGGTATTCAGAAAGTGACTATAAATAAAGTTCGTTTGCTTTAATTAAGTTTCAAGCTAAATTAGGAGTGGGACACTAATAAGTGGGATAAATGTTTGGATGGGTAACACCTGAAaacccttttaaaaaaaattgaacttgaaGCATCAAATGACTTTATCATAAGTTTGATGCTCCATGCCATCAAGTGCCAGCACTTCATCAACCCATTGCCTAGCTGGCTTGCTTGCTTCAGTTCTCAAACATATCTTTGCTCCTCCATGATTACACCATTTTACATCGAACACGAATTTATTTGATTGACGATCTAACAACATATCGATTATGGTGAATTGCCTAGCTTCTTTTGGCTAATTCACCTAAACATGTATGAGAAAAATCATGGGCAAAGTAACATTGCACGAATCTGAAATGATGAGGCCCCAGTCTTTTAACCTAATTCTTTTACCTTCTTCCACCGCACTCTATCGTGATGACAGCTCTGTTCCATGTTCCATGCTTCCATGGGTGCCCCACATTGACTTTTGCGTTGCCTAAATGTGAGCTTTATTTTGCCAATCTAGGCCCCTCCTCCATGTATTAGCAGTTCAAcatttaaattatttacatGCAAAGTCATAATTATCTGCAAAAGCTTGTGCTGTGTATTTAGGAGGACTCATCCCATCCCATGTGAATGAAAGTGAGGTGACATAAAGCGTCTCCAAAACCGTAATCATAGTCCTCCCCAGCACAAAACAATGGCCCCGGGGTATGCTGAATGGACCAAGATGGTCCATGGGCTTAATTAGAGATTCTTTCACACTAAAGCGGTATAAAGCTACTTTTATGTAGATAATTAACAAAGCGGGCATTTGGTCTAGTGGTATGATTCTCGCTTTGGGTGCGAGAGGTCCCGAGTTCGATTCTCGGAATgccccttttttattttatgaaaattaagaGCCCGATATTGGATTACCTGAATAGGATACCAAACGCAACCTAATTGTTCTGTACTTTTTTTTGCCGCCTCAAGCTCCTACAGTTAACCGCCCCCAAATTTCAAGCCCTAGCCTCCTCAATCTGGAACCCACTCGACAACATAAACGAAGAAGACGAagttttgacccaaaaaaacgAAGACGAAGTGAAAATGGTTTTTGGGCAAGTGGTGATTGGTCCACCTGGGTCAGGGAAGACCACCTACTGCAATGGCATGTCTCAGTTTCTCCAACTCATTGGAAGGTAAATTTTCACCTCTGCttctggtttttttctttggtaacATAGGTCGCAAAGCCCAAACCAAAGAGACTACACAGAAACAATCTATGCCTCAAGAGGCCATTCTCTCTGCTTctggttttcaagttttcCTTCCTATGGCGTCAATATTATCCATATGAATCTGTCTGGATCGTCTGCAATGACAACTTTATCATTTTGGGCATGCAGAAAAGTTGCTGTTATCAATTTGGATCCTGCTAACGATGCATTGCCGTATCCTACTCATTAGTTTACGTTTCATTCTTCATATTTTGCAGTTTAATAGTTTCCTTTCCTTGTAGTATGTCAAGCCTTTACTTAAATTTAGATATGAATGTGCTGTGAACATAGAGGATCTTATAAAACTAAGTGATGTGATGATGGAGCACGGTCTTGGTCCAAATGGAGgtgcatatttatatttagTATATCTAAATATCTATAAACACTTTTGGTTCATCACTTGGATAAAGTAAAATGTGCAAacgtttgtttttcttttattagcAATGTTTGGAttgtaaatgaaaaagaaaattggataGTTTACGGTCAGCTGTTATCAGATGGTTTGCGATCAGCTATTcctgtttatttttttgccaAGATCCTCTTAGAGTTATGATCAACCTTTTAATGGTGCTTAAGAGTGTGCTTTTGTTAGACTCAACAAATGAtgctttttttgtgtgtgtggaaATATTATAGTCTTTTAGAAGTTTTTTTAATGGATTTTGTGAGCAACATACTTGTAAAGTATATGGCCCCTTCTGGTTCTGCAACTTCTGAAGTTTCTTTTGTCATGTTCATCCAGGTCTTGTATATTGCATGGATTATCTAGAGAAGAATATTGACTGGTTGGAGGCGAAGTTGAAACCTCTTATAAaaggtttgtttgttttgtcttGCTGTacttatttaaatattcaggCTCTCGAAATTATGATCATGCTAATCCTTTTTTAGTTTGTCAGAGGTCATGATTATTCTTGACCATACTTTTAACCCCCCGAAACTTTTGAGATGTCCAGTCCTGTCATGATGTTTGCTTGAGATACATCAATACTGCTTCTTCGACTTGTTACAACTGTCTTTTTTCATGTTGTTTATATTAAGAGAAGTTGTACAGTTCTCAGAGGGTGTGTGCATCTATTGACTGGTGTCTTCTGAAGGACTTATATACATATGCTTGCATTGTTATTGCAAGAACCAGTTCAAATTGGAGCTAGTCCTATGGTAGTTTGGGATTATACTTGATGTTTGACCAATGATGCCCAAGTATAAATGATAACTGAAGCCTTCGGGAAACTGCAATAAGGATCATTTGAAAGCAATTAAGCAAGTATATAtgtttttccccctttttggTTATCTAACTGCAGCCCTGTAGAGTTATGCATCATAATAGTTTGTTTGCAAGGAATGGCATGTTAGTGTTCTTGTAGGTTGTCCCCTGAGCAGTGATGAAATAACAGTTGTATTTTGCTGCCTAACAATGTTATTAACTTTGCAGATCACTACATTCTCTTTGATTTCCCCGGCCAAGTCGAACTATTCTTTCTTCACTCCAGCGCCAAGAATGTTATCATGAAACTCGTAAAGAAGTTAAACCTCAGGGTATATTATAATCTTCTTTTGCAATCTTTGTAGCTTGCACCATTCACCAGGACCATGATAGTTGATGTGCCTTGTGCTTGTTATCTTGATGGCTTCCGGATTTGATGCAGTTGACTGCAGTTCATTTGGTTGATGCCCACCTTTGCAGTGACCCTGGGAAGTATGTTAGTGCATTGCTTCTCTCTTTATCAACCATGCTTCATATGGAACTCCCACACATAAATGTCTTGTCTAAGATTGATTTAATAGAGAGTTATGGAAAGCTAGGTATGGCTCtggttcttctttttttcttcctgttCCTTTCTTATAcataacatttaaaatatcTGATACTAATGCCGGTGCTCCTTATCCTTGCtaatttttgctattttctttttgatgtCTGCAGCTTTCAACCTTGATTTTTATACAGATGTAGAGAATCTATCTTATCTTCAATACAGTCTTGATCAGGATCCTCGCTCGGCTAAGTACAGGTGTGATTAACATTTGATCATATGGAAAAGTTATGAAAGCTTGCTTTGATATTAATAAAATGTCTTGTTTGTATTGCAGAAAGCTCACTAAGGAGATTTGTGATGTAGTAGAAGATTACAGTCTTGTCAATTTTGCAACTTTAGATATTCAGGCATGCTAATCCCTCTTCACTTTACTCCTGACGTCATGAACTTTTTATACTTCGTGTTTTAAGTCAGTTGCTACTTTACAGGATAAAGAGAGTGTGGGGAATCTAGTTAAACTGATAGACAAGAGCAATGGATACATTTTTGCTGGCATAGAAGCGAGCGCAGTAGAGTTCAGCAAGATTGCAGTTGGTCCTGTTGATTGGGATTATTACAGATAtccttttaattttgattctataataatatgttttcttttattccttTATCTTGTCCACTTTTTGATGCATGCTTCAAGCTTTAGCATAATTTAGAATCAAATTTGTCCACTTTTTGTGGAAAATGTCCTACTAAACCACTAGTTTAAGTATCTGAAAGAATAATTCTGATCTACCATCACTTAGACTTGTTTGGCTGGGTATGAGTTAAACTAGTCAACCTAGTCACCGggtttctatattttcatctAGGTGGACCAGAATGTGTATGAGATCCTCATATCCAGATAGATAGGTAATGCtgcatttgatttgaattgaaaaaacTTGAGGTCCAGGAAGTTCTTATGATTAGTTGATGCATCTGAACTGTGTGGTTttgtatttcaaattttctgttGCATATAAACCAAAGAAATCGTTAGGTGTTTTTCAATGAGTTTTGCTTAACAAAGTAGCTCACAGTTGCAGCGGTGCAAGAGAAGTACATGAAGGATGACGAAaattttgatgatgatgaacaCTCTGGAGACTGACAATCTTCATTTTGTGAGAAAATGATTCTGGTGAGCATTGTATTGTTCCCCCGTCCTGCCTCATGATTAACAGTGAGGCACCTCCCAAGGTGGCAGATGCTTTGTGTTGACGAAATTAGGCAACTCGCTCTTGCGTGGCTATTTTTGTATGATATATGTATGTTTCTTAGTCATGCTGTGTTTATTCATGTGAAAATGCAACTTACATAGAGCTAATTAATTTACTAGAGATTGAGCAATATGATTACATTGGTTTTATAACAACAAAACTGTGGTTTTATGGGGGCTGGATTGAATTATGCACCGCCAATGATTATGTCGATGAACTGATTAAGAATTTAATATCTTCTACTCACTCTCTATCCGTACGTAGTAGTGACTTGATAACGAAGTTTCTTCACGTAAAAGTGTGCGTGCACACAGAGGAAATCTGctttgttgaagaagatgcCTTTGAACTTCTAGATGTTATAGACTTCTGGAAAATAAATGTCTGCAGGTGAGAAATGTCAGGGCCCCGCGCCGAATTGGAAAAGGTGAGAAtgagttttattaattttttttccctttttttctcaaaacttAAGTTTTATTAAGAACATTCgaatatataatttctaaaagaagaaagagaaaagatgaCAACTCAGTCATCGAGAGTAGAGCAACAAATTGTAGCCACTTTCGTCCTAAATATATgatttccattattttttaatatttgtgcgaatttattttcatttgatgattaatgttgtaattttcttcttaatttatATTCGATCAAGCGCGTGGAAATGGTCTACCGTGTCGCTCACGGCTCAAGTTGACTTGTTCTAGTCGTCTAAGCATACCTCATGATGTGAACatctattttgattttttattatttatttttaggttcTGCAGCAGGCAGAAAGTAAAtacaaaggaaataaataaataaataaaaataaatctttctttcttgcatGTGGAGCTATCAGCtatgaaatgaaattagaTTCATGTGtgttaaataataaattccacGAAATGAAtggttcaaattcaaatatatatatattcaaatcaATCACGGGCAGCAATACCATTGCAATCGAGTCATATTTTGACATATCAAAAaggttataaaaaaaaacataatgtCATATTTAGCTCAGGAT
The window above is part of the Prunus dulcis chromosome 1, ALMONDv2, whole genome shotgun sequence genome. Proteins encoded here:
- the LOC117616128 gene encoding F-box protein At3g12350 — protein: MVEESPKFNPTQHFFFPCPKPPQQLPVFPTNFPQKIPKFTWKIKPNTKPKMSTIKDTSLTIDELGCSVSFADFPEDVQLCVLSFLTPPEIASFACTSKRFVSLCKNDGKLWFSMCDRRWGSKTQIKKWGNGKITYRILYQTLSDWENLIGFWRQGGIVTSPPLIFFEWGPSFMTGFRVSPAKDGTYGVVKAPFLWMSLSPEGQVVNFLDPEGRTEISEDFANSKRFKFAESDLVPVNLSLMGKTHFVVEEDMSFGARRSSSSVSGRGEDGGVGEDLIGAETSGSPGTSPDQLVVEIYQYFANRTSPGGDRASRRQRRREKEKQARKKLEPQHFVKIVDCSPTPTRPLQGLWKGIYDDMTLGFYLVAYDDIGGISCQKVCDSSGNFCSFARVIRKHPVFWTMNPTFIESPFSPEEENLYTSRIHLQPTAAADHIHQHLPLTGNKGVSRILCINFSHDLAIPNLAGTTTNPLHAQGRIWQYWDGSFGFGFLQDSFIRDLKRVAKNGCLLDTAEHLL
- the LOC117625082 gene encoding LIM domain-containing protein WLIM1-like — encoded protein: MAFAGTTQKCMACDKTVYLVDKLTADNRIYHKACFRCHHCKGTLKLSNYNSFEGVLYCRPHFDQLFKRTGSLDKSFEGTPKIVKPERPVDNEKPAVAKASSMFGGTRDKCFGCKNTVYPTEKVTVNGTPYHKMCFKCSHGGCTISPSNYIAHEGRLYCKHHHTQLIKEKGNLSQLEGDYEKNTVDENASAREVAAEI
- the LOC117625060 gene encoding GPN-loop GTPase QQT1 isoform X1, translated to MVFGQVVIGPPGSGKTTYCNGMSQFLQLIGRKVAVINLDPANDALPYECAVNIEDLIKLSDVMMEHGLGPNGGLVYCMDYLEKNIDWLEAKLKPLIKDHYILFDFPGQVELFFLHSSAKNVIMKLVKKLNLRLTAVHLVDAHLCSDPGKYVSALLLSLSTMLHMELPHINVLSKIDLIESYGKLAFNLDFYTDVENLSYLQYSLDQDPRSAKYRKLTKEICDVVEDYSLVNFATLDIQDKESVGNLVKLIDKSNGYIFAGIEASAVEFSKIAVGPVDWDYYRVAAVQEKYMKDDENFDDDEHSGD
- the LOC117625060 gene encoding GPN-loop GTPase QQT1 isoform X2, with protein sequence MACLSFSNSLEGLVYCMDYLEKNIDWLEAKLKPLIKDHYILFDFPGQVELFFLHSSAKNVIMKLVKKLNLRLTAVHLVDAHLCSDPGKYVSALLLSLSTMLHMELPHINVLSKIDLIESYGKLAFNLDFYTDVENLSYLQYSLDQDPRSAKYRKLTKEICDVVEDYSLVNFATLDIQDKESVGNLVKLIDKSNGYIFAGIEASAVEFSKIAVGPVDWDYYRVAAVQEKYMKDDENFDDDEHSGD